The following proteins come from a genomic window of Meiothermus sp. Pnk-1:
- a CDS encoding LexA family transcriptional regulator, with protein sequence MQLTRGQQQVVQKMSALKRKLGRMPSVPELSAALGYSYQALRQHLGALERKGLLEVLSRGQGRSSEIVLTPQGKLLLGQGIPVLGYIAAGPMTPAVQHNLGLLELPGSPEACAFVVDSDSMADFFLVGDVVVVRKVARPPRSREICAVSDAETGRATLKYVTLQGDRVLLEPHNPAYPSFTLPARELRLLGVFEYMLRGRSPEHLLRTLGVVM encoded by the coding sequence ATGCAACTCACCAGGGGCCAACAGCAGGTAGTCCAGAAGATGTCCGCGCTGAAGCGGAAGCTCGGGCGCATGCCCAGCGTGCCCGAACTCAGCGCCGCACTGGGCTACTCCTACCAGGCCTTGCGGCAGCACCTGGGCGCGCTGGAGCGCAAGGGGCTGCTCGAGGTCCTCTCGCGGGGCCAAGGTCGCAGCTCCGAGATCGTCCTCACCCCCCAGGGAAAGCTGCTGTTGGGCCAGGGCATCCCCGTCCTGGGCTACATCGCGGCGGGACCGATGACCCCGGCGGTGCAGCACAACCTGGGCCTGCTCGAGCTACCCGGCAGCCCCGAGGCCTGCGCTTTTGTGGTGGACAGCGACTCGATGGCCGATTTCTTCCTGGTGGGAGACGTGGTGGTGGTGCGCAAGGTGGCCCGCCCGCCCCGCTCCCGGGAGATCTGCGCGGTCTCCGATGCGGAGACCGGCCGGGCCACCCTCAAGTATGTAACCCTTCAGGGGGATAGGGTCCTGCTGGAGCCGCATAACCCGGCGTATCCCAGCTTTACCCTGCCGGCTAGGGAGCTACGTCTGCTGGGGGTGTTCGAGTACATGCTGCGCGGCCGAAGCCCCGAGCACCTGCTGCGCACCCTGGGGGTGGTTATGTAA
- a CDS encoding IclR family transcriptional regulator, which yields MDRYVIQAAYKTLQILLVFGEAPHRFTAARVAELTGMDRGQVFRSLRTLERAGLVRLEDDQHYVLSRVIGTLALAGHRVNSSLTELARPYLNELARSTGETAVLGALSGESMILLDLCESNRVVRWASLIGHAFPLHAGGARAVLPYLPKAQWERLLERLPELPVYTPYTLSRPESLLEDIQRTYRQGYSVGDQDYDLETRSVSAPIFNQQGRVIGALSLAGPSYRFALESIPAYAQAVMEYAQQISRQSGYAGLYPNPHTELALEGGEN from the coding sequence ATGGACCGATATGTCATTCAAGCGGCATACAAGACCTTACAAATACTGTTGGTGTTTGGTGAGGCGCCCCATCGCTTCACCGCAGCCCGCGTCGCGGAGCTGACCGGGATGGATCGCGGCCAGGTATTTCGTTCGTTGCGCACACTCGAGCGGGCCGGGTTGGTGCGGCTAGAGGACGACCAGCACTACGTTCTCTCGAGGGTGATCGGTACCCTAGCCCTGGCTGGGCACCGGGTTAATTCCTCCCTAACTGAGCTGGCCCGGCCCTACTTGAACGAACTGGCTCGTTCGACCGGCGAGACCGCTGTGTTGGGGGCCCTCTCGGGGGAGAGCATGATCCTATTGGATCTATGCGAGAGCAACCGGGTGGTGCGCTGGGCTTCGCTCATTGGCCACGCTTTCCCACTCCACGCTGGCGGGGCGCGGGCGGTGCTGCCTTATCTACCCAAAGCACAGTGGGAGCGCCTCCTGGAGCGGTTGCCCGAGTTGCCGGTCTACACCCCTTATACCCTTTCTCGCCCCGAATCTTTGCTGGAGGATATACAGCGCACTTACAGGCAGGGCTATTCAGTAGGGGATCAAGATTATGACCTCGAGACCCGCTCGGTGAGCGCTCCCATCTTTAACCAGCAAGGCCGGGTGATCGGGGCGCTCAGCCTGGCGGGACCTTCGTATCGCTTTGCCCTCGAGTCCATTCCAGCTTATGCCCAGGCAGTGATGGAGTATGCCCAGCAGATCTCGCGGCAATCGGGGTACGCGGGACTTTATCCCAACCCCCATACCGAGCTTGCCCTGGAAGGGGGTGAGAACTGA
- a CDS encoding PQQ-binding-like beta-propeller repeat protein: MRKWVANQRKIWLALILAFGSGALAQAQVSYTAAQASQGQQIYQAQCAMCHGTQLQGQSGPPLKGDQFLSKWQKNSLEDFYYIMSTTMPLTAPGSLSQDQYLAILAHVLSANGFKPGDKPLARANLKDLKFSAAAQAAQGPATVVSAPLPVKITGPTQAELNNSEFSLDSWLMNNKGYMSQRFATAMNINRSNAKNLKRVCTLDLGDLGGFQATPVVYKGVMFITKENRTIALDATNCKKFWEHTYTPSGPVALATNRGVAIYNGMLFRGTGDAHIIALDANTGQLLWDKKIEDSTDGYFTSSAPIVWNDLVFMGEAGADWGIKAKMHAFNVKDGSEAWSFDVIPTGNQEGANTWENADSTTTGGGSMWTTYSLDRESGLLYISVGNPAPDFAANYRPGANLFTDSVIVLDAKTGKLNHYYQQIPNDDKDYDTSVAPLLFRLNGKLYASVPTKAGFLFTYDESAKQQVYKVPTVTIKNADQPPTAEGTPICPNYTGGSQWSGPSFSPVTRLLYVNSIDWCGVVKLGEVRYVRGQLFFGGSMQLDPIENSKGYTTAFDALTGRMLWRHTTDGGVRKASPVTSTAGGLVLVGDTDGTFYVLDANNGSVLFQENIDKAPIGAGIATYVVGGKQYIAVPAGNTSRGATGVNAVPSRIAIFTLP; the protein is encoded by the coding sequence ATGAGAAAGTGGGTCGCTAACCAAAGGAAAATCTGGCTGGCTTTAATCTTGGCCTTCGGTTCAGGGGCGCTAGCCCAAGCACAGGTAAGCTATACCGCCGCTCAAGCCAGCCAGGGGCAACAGATTTACCAGGCGCAGTGTGCTATGTGCCACGGGACGCAGCTTCAAGGGCAATCGGGGCCACCCCTCAAGGGAGATCAGTTCCTTAGTAAATGGCAGAAGAACTCGCTCGAGGACTTCTACTACATTATGTCCACCACCATGCCGCTGACTGCTCCCGGTAGCCTCAGCCAAGATCAATACCTCGCTATCTTGGCTCACGTCCTGAGCGCCAACGGTTTCAAACCCGGCGATAAGCCGCTGGCTAGGGCCAATCTTAAAGACCTCAAGTTCTCCGCTGCAGCCCAGGCCGCACAAGGACCGGCCACGGTGGTGAGCGCCCCGCTTCCAGTAAAGATCACCGGGCCCACCCAGGCCGAACTCAACAACTCTGAGTTTTCCCTGGACTCCTGGCTGATGAACAACAAAGGGTACATGAGCCAGCGCTTCGCCACCGCGATGAACATCAACCGCAGCAACGCCAAGAACCTGAAGCGAGTCTGCACTCTGGATCTGGGCGACCTGGGGGGCTTTCAGGCTACTCCAGTGGTCTACAAAGGCGTGATGTTTATCACCAAGGAAAACCGCACCATCGCGCTCGATGCCACCAACTGCAAAAAGTTCTGGGAGCACACTTATACCCCCAGCGGCCCGGTAGCGCTGGCCACCAACCGTGGGGTGGCGATCTACAATGGGATGCTCTTCCGCGGGACCGGCGACGCCCACATCATCGCCCTCGATGCCAACACCGGCCAACTCTTGTGGGACAAGAAGATCGAGGACTCCACTGACGGTTACTTCACCAGCTCAGCCCCCATTGTGTGGAACGACCTGGTCTTTATGGGCGAGGCCGGGGCGGACTGGGGCATCAAAGCTAAGATGCACGCCTTCAACGTGAAGGATGGCTCGGAAGCCTGGAGCTTTGACGTAATTCCCACAGGGAATCAAGAAGGAGCGAATACTTGGGAAAACGCTGATTCCACCACTACCGGCGGCGGTTCTATGTGGACTACTTACAGCCTCGATCGGGAGAGCGGGTTGCTCTATATCTCGGTGGGTAACCCTGCCCCTGACTTTGCCGCCAACTATCGTCCCGGGGCCAACCTTTTCACTGATTCGGTGATCGTTTTGGATGCCAAAACCGGCAAGCTCAACCACTACTACCAGCAAATTCCCAACGACGATAAAGACTACGACACCTCGGTAGCCCCATTGCTTTTCCGGCTGAACGGCAAGCTGTACGCCAGTGTGCCCACCAAGGCTGGCTTCCTCTTCACCTACGATGAGAGCGCTAAGCAGCAAGTCTATAAGGTGCCCACCGTAACCATTAAGAATGCCGACCAGCCTCCCACTGCCGAGGGCACCCCGATCTGCCCCAACTACACCGGAGGAAGCCAATGGTCCGGGCCGTCATTTTCGCCAGTGACCCGGCTTCTCTATGTCAACTCAATTGATTGGTGTGGGGTGGTAAAGCTAGGTGAGGTGCGTTACGTGCGCGGCCAGCTCTTCTTCGGCGGCTCAATGCAACTCGATCCCATTGAGAACTCTAAAGGCTACACCACCGCTTTCGATGCCCTCACCGGGAGGATGTTGTGGCGGCATACCACCGACGGGGGGGTTCGTAAGGCCAGTCCGGTGACCTCGACAGCGGGCGGCCTGGTGCTGGTAGGTGATACTGACGGTACCTTCTACGTACTGGACGCCAATAACGGCAGTGTGCTCTTCCAGGAGAACATCGATAAAGCCCCCATCGGGGCCGGGATCGCCACCTACGTGGTGGGCGGCAAGCAGTACATCGCGGTGCCTGCCGGGAACACCTCGCGTGGGGCCACTGGGGTGAACGCGGTCCCCTCGAGGATCGCCATCTTCACCCTGCCTTAG
- the dnaE gene encoding DNA polymerase III subunit alpha yields the protein MGADPDSRLKPAALHVHSYFSEGGGVSSPSRLARRAAELGYGALALTDWLSLAGAVELHQACRGLGLQPLTGATVPLRVQAQIYPVVLLAASRRGYGHLGELITLARERETPYVELEELLAHAEDLHLLSGGRAGPVSRLLAARKSAVLQGLLSTLRRAFAERLWIGLFHEFYPEDDRRVRALRAYAGELSLPVVAAPEVRYAVQSLYPLHEALTAARLGISVHTPHPQAVRNDAQYLPSLAELRDRFPFPEALANTARLAQACAFELLPERLETAPPRLPPGLSAPAYLRQRCYAGLEQRYPASAREAARARLEYELGVVEEMEMAGFFLLEAEIVDYCRSRGILAAGRGSAAGSLVCYTLGISQVDPLAHDLLFERFLHAGRRSTPDVDIDLASHRRDEVLAWVERRFGGGRREAMTANYITYRLPSALQDLGRALDLPAHQRTALSRRLGRDYRHLRPHQARRAQAVFDEVLGDSPLKEVLLWLLEQIEPGHVRHLAPHSGGVVLSAHPLTHYSPLQRSSGGIVHLQLDKDGVEQMGLIKCDLLGLRMLGVLERAREEVYRSEGVWLDLFRLPDEAAVWDALEAGDTLMLFQLESPAQMQTSPRVKPRSRTELAHQIALIRPGPIQSGTVHPYLRRAQGLEAESVVHPALAPILGPTRGVLLYQDQQLRILHECAGYSWPEAERLRKRIARAEEGEPLEAEAAQFIQAVERTLGATPAQARAIWQMVAEFRGYGFCASHAHAFAQHAYASAWLRRHYPAEYWAAFMSERPGFWPADTLRQMAHRQGFAVLPLDINHSGLHYRCEKTPQGKGVRLPLTAVRGLSQTQAEAILLERLERPFASPEDCYQRVALPRDVWMNLVRAGAFDAMLDRRAALYQAQALLQTHPKGARPWLEAPLPPTPALPPLELPERMAWDYQTKGYSELALHPLDLMRSRLLELGCKPLVSLQRRGGGPVRTAGLFKFLQKPPSARGFAFVVVEDGAQLAQLILAPPLWERYARTVQSAPVLVVEGWVQPAGGLLAIQVARLWGLPLESTAVSSHPAAAEPGDAVALNP from the coding sequence ATGGGTGCTGACCCGGATTCTCGACTGAAGCCCGCGGCCTTGCACGTGCACTCCTACTTTTCCGAGGGGGGTGGGGTGAGCAGCCCCTCCCGGCTGGCCCGGCGGGCCGCCGAACTCGGGTACGGGGCGCTGGCCCTGACCGACTGGCTTTCGCTGGCGGGCGCGGTGGAGCTGCACCAGGCCTGCCGCGGCCTGGGCCTGCAGCCCCTCACCGGGGCCACCGTGCCGCTTCGGGTGCAGGCGCAGATCTATCCGGTGGTGTTGCTGGCGGCCTCGCGGCGGGGCTATGGCCACCTCGGCGAGCTCATCACCCTGGCCCGGGAGCGGGAGACCCCCTATGTCGAGCTCGAGGAACTGCTCGCCCACGCCGAGGACCTGCACCTGCTCAGCGGGGGCCGGGCCGGGCCGGTCAGCCGCCTGCTGGCCGCGCGAAAGTCCGCGGTTTTGCAGGGCCTGCTCTCCACCCTGCGCAGGGCGTTTGCGGAGCGGCTGTGGATCGGGCTGTTCCACGAGTTCTACCCCGAGGATGACCGGCGGGTGCGGGCCTTGCGGGCCTACGCCGGCGAGCTCTCCCTGCCGGTGGTGGCGGCCCCGGAGGTGCGCTACGCGGTCCAGTCCCTCTACCCTTTGCACGAGGCCCTCACCGCGGCCCGGCTGGGCATCAGCGTCCACACCCCGCACCCCCAGGCGGTCCGAAACGATGCCCAGTACCTGCCCTCCCTGGCCGAGCTGCGCGACCGCTTTCCCTTTCCCGAGGCCCTGGCCAACACCGCCCGGCTGGCCCAGGCCTGCGCCTTCGAGCTGCTACCCGAGCGCCTGGAGACCGCCCCGCCCCGGCTACCGCCCGGGCTCTCGGCCCCGGCCTACCTGCGCCAGCGGTGCTATGCCGGGCTGGAGCAGCGCTATCCCGCCAGCGCGCGGGAGGCCGCCCGGGCCCGGCTGGAGTACGAGCTGGGGGTGGTGGAGGAGATGGAGATGGCCGGCTTTTTCCTGCTCGAGGCGGAGATCGTGGACTACTGCCGCTCCCGCGGCATCCTGGCGGCCGGACGGGGCAGCGCCGCCGGCAGCCTGGTCTGCTATACCCTGGGCATCTCCCAGGTGGACCCCCTGGCGCACGACCTCCTCTTCGAGCGCTTCCTGCACGCCGGGCGGCGCTCCACCCCCGACGTGGACATCGACCTGGCCTCCCACCGCCGCGACGAGGTGCTGGCCTGGGTGGAAAGGCGCTTCGGCGGAGGGCGCCGGGAGGCCATGACCGCCAACTACATCACCTACCGGCTGCCCTCCGCCCTGCAGGACCTGGGCCGGGCCCTGGACCTGCCCGCGCACCAGCGCACCGCGCTGAGCCGGCGGCTGGGCCGCGACTACCGCCACCTGCGGCCCCACCAGGCCCGCCGGGCCCAGGCCGTCTTTGACGAGGTTCTGGGGGACAGTCCGCTCAAGGAAGTGCTGCTGTGGCTGCTGGAGCAGATCGAGCCGGGCCACGTGCGCCACCTGGCCCCCCACAGCGGCGGGGTGGTGCTCTCCGCCCACCCCCTGACCCACTACTCCCCCCTGCAAAGGAGCAGCGGGGGGATCGTACACCTGCAACTGGACAAGGACGGGGTCGAGCAGATGGGCCTGATCAAGTGCGACCTGCTGGGCCTGAGGATGCTGGGCGTGCTGGAACGGGCCCGGGAGGAGGTATACCGCAGCGAGGGGGTGTGGCTGGACCTCTTCCGCCTGCCCGACGAGGCGGCGGTCTGGGACGCGCTGGAGGCGGGCGATACGCTGATGCTGTTTCAGCTCGAGAGCCCGGCCCAGATGCAGACCTCCCCCCGGGTCAAGCCCCGCAGCCGGACCGAGCTGGCCCACCAGATCGCCCTCATCCGCCCCGGCCCCATCCAGTCGGGCACCGTGCATCCCTACCTGCGGCGGGCCCAGGGGCTGGAGGCCGAGTCGGTGGTGCACCCGGCCCTAGCCCCCATCCTGGGGCCGACCCGGGGGGTGCTGCTCTACCAGGACCAGCAGCTGCGCATCCTGCACGAGTGTGCCGGCTACAGCTGGCCCGAGGCCGAACGGCTGCGCAAGCGAATCGCCCGCGCCGAGGAGGGAGAGCCGCTCGAGGCGGAGGCCGCGCAGTTCATCCAGGCCGTCGAGCGCACCCTGGGGGCCACCCCCGCGCAGGCCCGGGCCATCTGGCAGATGGTGGCCGAGTTTCGCGGTTACGGCTTCTGCGCCTCCCACGCCCACGCCTTCGCCCAGCACGCCTACGCCAGCGCCTGGCTGCGGCGGCACTACCCGGCTGAGTACTGGGCCGCGTTCATGAGCGAACGGCCGGGCTTCTGGCCGGCCGACACCCTGCGCCAGATGGCCCACCGGCAGGGCTTCGCGGTGCTGCCCCTGGACATCAACCACAGCGGCTTGCACTACCGCTGCGAGAAAACCCCCCAGGGCAAAGGGGTACGCCTCCCCCTCACCGCCGTCCGGGGCCTGTCGCAAACCCAGGCCGAAGCCATCCTGCTGGAGCGGCTGGAGCGCCCCTTCGCCTCCCCCGAGGACTGCTACCAGCGGGTGGCCCTGCCGCGCGATGTGTGGATGAACCTGGTACGGGCGGGGGCCTTCGATGCCATGCTGGACCGGCGCGCCGCGCTGTACCAGGCCCAGGCCCTGCTGCAGACCCACCCCAAAGGGGCGCGGCCCTGGCTGGAAGCTCCCCTGCCCCCCACCCCGGCCCTGCCTCCCCTGGAACTCCCCGAGCGCATGGCCTGGGACTACCAGACCAAGGGCTATAGCGAGCTGGCCCTGCACCCGCTGGATCTGATGCGCTCGAGGCTGCTCGAGCTGGGCTGCAAGCCCCTGGTCTCGCTGCAACGGCGGGGAGGAGGCCCGGTGCGCACCGCGGGCCTGTTCAAGTTTCTGCAAAAGCCCCCCTCGGCTCGAGGGTTTGCTTTCGTGGTCGTGGAGGACGGCGCGCAGCTGGCCCAGCTCATCCTGGCCCCGCCGCTATGGGAGCGCTACGCCCGAACGGTGCAGAGCGCCCCGGTGTTGGTGGTGGAAGGCTGGGTGCAGCCGGCCGGGGGTTTGCTGGCCATCCAGGTAGCGCGGCTCTGGGGTCTTCCGCTGGAATCCACGGCGGTCTCGAGCCACCCTGCGGCCGCGGAGCCGGGGGACGCGGTGGCCCTGAACCCTTGA
- a CDS encoding IclR family transcriptional regulator: MNSSYRTLQVLLAFAAPPHRFTLTEVTQRMGLEKNQVYRSLKTLEEAGFLRTDADGRFSLTPILGVLAAASAGNQPSSLVDIAAPFMDRLAAETGESVNLFVLVGELAVCVDRRDSTQRVRVASVLGQSVPLHAGAVPKAILANLPETERERILSRLSSYPRYTERTVMEPAKLRQELTQIREQGYSVSDGDFDLAARGVGAAIFDHSGQVTGGISVGGPAFRVDDPTLARFTELIVQVARAISRQLGYPI; the protein is encoded by the coding sequence ATGAATTCTTCCTACCGCACCCTCCAGGTGCTGCTCGCCTTTGCGGCCCCGCCGCACCGCTTCACCCTGACCGAGGTGACCCAAAGGATGGGTCTGGAGAAAAACCAGGTGTACCGTTCCTTAAAAACCCTCGAAGAAGCTGGCTTCTTGCGCACCGATGCCGACGGACGCTTTTCGCTAACCCCAATCCTGGGGGTACTGGCCGCTGCCTCTGCAGGCAACCAACCATCTTCGCTAGTAGACATAGCAGCTCCGTTCATGGATCGGCTGGCTGCCGAGACCGGGGAGTCGGTTAACCTCTTCGTGCTGGTAGGCGAACTGGCAGTATGCGTTGATCGGCGGGACAGCACCCAGCGGGTACGGGTGGCTTCGGTGCTGGGCCAATCGGTGCCGCTTCACGCCGGAGCGGTTCCCAAGGCCATCTTGGCTAACCTCCCCGAGACCGAGCGAGAACGCATCCTGAGCCGACTATCCAGCTATCCGCGCTATACCGAGCGCACCGTGATGGAGCCAGCCAAACTGCGGCAGGAACTGACCCAGATCCGGGAGCAAGGATATTCGGTAAGCGACGGGGACTTTGATCTAGCTGCCCGCGGGGTAGGAGCGGCTATCTTCGACCACAGCGGCCAGGTAACCGGTGGAATCAGCGTGGGAGGGCCAGCCTTCCGGGTGGATGACCCAACCCTGGCTCGCTTTACTGAACTCATTGTCCAGGTAGCCCGGGCCATCTCAAGGCAGCTCGGCTACCCCATTTAG